One Nostocoides sp. HKS02 genomic window carries:
- the rsmA gene encoding 16S rRNA (adenine(1518)-N(6)/adenine(1519)-N(6))-dimethyltransferase RsmA — MVEQVASGYLGAAQIREIAAGLGMRPTKQWGQNFVVDANTVKRIVRLAAVTPEDSVVEVGPGLGSLTLALLPAAGHVTAVEVDPTLAQALPGTVGRLAPAYAERLTVVHADAMHLRELPDPQPTALVANLPYNVSVPVVLSFLEAFPTLERVLVMVQLEVAERLAASPGSKTYGVPSVKTAWYAAVRLAGTVPRSVFWPVPNVDSGLVSMQRRPAPDTAASRADTFACIDAAFAQRRKTLRAALAGWAGSAARAEECLRTAGIDPRTRGEQLGITQFAAITAARTALTA, encoded by the coding sequence ATGGTCGAGCAGGTGGCGAGTGGGTACCTCGGGGCCGCGCAGATCCGCGAGATCGCCGCGGGGCTCGGGATGCGGCCGACCAAGCAGTGGGGCCAGAACTTCGTCGTCGACGCCAACACCGTCAAGCGCATCGTCCGGCTCGCCGCGGTGACGCCCGAGGACTCGGTCGTCGAGGTCGGGCCGGGGTTGGGTTCGCTCACGCTCGCGCTCCTGCCCGCCGCGGGACACGTCACCGCCGTCGAGGTGGACCCGACCCTCGCGCAGGCGCTGCCGGGCACCGTGGGTCGCCTGGCCCCGGCATACGCCGAGCGGCTCACGGTGGTGCACGCGGACGCGATGCACCTGCGCGAGCTCCCCGACCCCCAGCCGACGGCGCTCGTCGCCAACCTGCCGTACAACGTCTCGGTGCCCGTCGTGCTCTCGTTCCTCGAGGCGTTCCCCACGCTGGAGCGCGTCCTCGTCATGGTGCAGCTCGAGGTCGCGGAGCGGCTGGCGGCGAGCCCGGGGTCCAAGACCTACGGCGTGCCGAGCGTCAAGACGGCGTGGTATGCCGCGGTGCGGCTGGCTGGCACGGTGCCCCGGAGCGTCTTCTGGCCGGTGCCGAACGTCGACTCGGGGCTGGTGTCCATGCAGCGTCGGCCCGCGCCCGACACCGCAGCGAGCCGAGCCGACACGTTCGCGTGCATCGACGCGGCGTTCGCCCAACGCCGCAAGACCCTGCGGGCCGCGCTCGCGGGGTGGGCCGGATCCGCAGCGCGGGCCGAGGAGTGCCTGCGGACGGCGGGCATCGACCCACGGACCCGCGGCGAGCAGCTCGGGATCACGCAGTTCGCCGCGATCACCGCCGCGCGGACGGCGCTGACCGCGTGA
- a CDS encoding ABC-F family ATP-binding cassette domain-containing protein — translation MAANLISVERASLALGTARVLDEVSLGVLGGDRVGIVGRNGGGKTTLLHVLAGLREVDSGRVTRTGSASVGVLAQEDALDPDHTVREAVLGDLAEHVWAGDPRIRDVLTGLLGGIAAEAMGGLDATVGPLSGGERRRLALARLLVQDPTVLLLDEPTNHMDVEGVAWLAEHLVRHRARPDNAVVAITHDRWFLDAIATTTWEIVDGSVSAFEGGYAAYVLAKAERERMASVTAERRDNLLRKELAWLRRGAPARTTKPKFRIEAANTLIADEPPPRDDVELMRFATTRLGKDVIDLLDASVTLGDRLLLDRITWHLAPGERIGIVGVNGAGKSTLLRAIAGQVALTSGKRKQGVTVRLAYLTQEVRELERYADWRVIEAIEDVRKYIQLGRKEVSASQLAQRLGFTGGRQQTRVSDLSGGERRRLQLTRLLMDEPNVLLLDEPTNDLDIETLTSLEDLLDGWAGTLLVVSHDRYLLERVCDTQVALLGDGRIRQLPGGVEQYLELRHAADSVAAQALTNSRQTGTTRGGPAQSAGGEGSTGTPPNPAELRDARKDMARIEKQLARLGEREERIHAAMAEAATDHAKVLELNGQLRDIVDEREVLELEWLAAAEIVG, via the coding sequence ATGGCGGCCAACCTGATCTCGGTCGAACGCGCCTCGCTGGCCCTCGGCACGGCCCGGGTCCTGGACGAGGTCTCCCTGGGGGTCCTCGGTGGCGACCGGGTCGGCATCGTGGGCCGCAACGGCGGCGGCAAGACGACGCTGCTGCACGTCCTGGCCGGGCTGCGCGAGGTCGACTCCGGCCGGGTGACCCGGACGGGCAGCGCGTCCGTCGGTGTGCTGGCCCAGGAGGACGCCCTCGATCCCGACCACACGGTCCGCGAGGCGGTGCTCGGCGACCTGGCCGAACACGTCTGGGCGGGGGACCCGCGCATCCGCGACGTGCTCACCGGCCTGCTCGGGGGAATCGCCGCAGAGGCCATGGGTGGGCTGGACGCGACCGTCGGCCCACTCTCCGGCGGCGAGCGACGACGGCTGGCCCTCGCGCGCCTGCTCGTCCAGGACCCCACCGTGCTCCTGCTCGACGAGCCCACGAACCACATGGACGTCGAGGGAGTGGCGTGGCTGGCGGAGCACCTGGTGCGCCACCGCGCTCGCCCTGACAACGCCGTGGTCGCGATCACCCACGACCGCTGGTTCCTCGACGCCATCGCCACGACCACCTGGGAGATCGTCGACGGCTCGGTGAGCGCCTTCGAGGGGGGCTACGCGGCATACGTGCTGGCCAAGGCCGAGCGCGAACGGATGGCGTCGGTCACTGCCGAGCGTCGCGACAACCTCCTGCGCAAGGAGCTCGCCTGGCTGCGGCGAGGGGCGCCGGCGCGCACCACCAAGCCGAAGTTCCGCATCGAGGCCGCCAACACCCTCATCGCCGACGAGCCGCCACCGCGCGACGACGTCGAGCTCATGCGTTTCGCCACGACGCGGCTCGGCAAGGACGTCATCGACCTGCTCGACGCGTCGGTGACGCTGGGCGACCGGCTGCTCCTCGACCGGATCACCTGGCACCTCGCGCCGGGCGAGCGCATCGGAATCGTCGGGGTCAACGGTGCGGGCAAGTCGACGCTGCTGCGCGCGATCGCGGGACAGGTGGCGCTCACCTCCGGCAAGCGCAAGCAGGGCGTCACCGTCCGGCTGGCGTACCTCACCCAGGAGGTCCGCGAGCTCGAGCGGTATGCCGACTGGCGCGTCATCGAGGCGATCGAGGACGTGCGCAAGTACATCCAGCTCGGCCGCAAGGAGGTCAGCGCTTCGCAGCTGGCCCAACGGCTCGGCTTCACCGGCGGTCGACAGCAGACCCGCGTGAGCGACCTGTCGGGCGGTGAGCGGCGCAGGCTGCAGCTGACGCGGCTGCTCATGGACGAGCCGAACGTCCTGCTGCTCGACGAGCCGACCAACGACCTCGACATCGAGACGCTGACGTCCCTCGAGGACCTGCTCGACGGATGGGCCGGGACACTGCTCGTCGTGTCGCACGACCGGTACCTGCTCGAGCGCGTCTGCGACACGCAGGTGGCCCTGCTGGGTGACGGCAGGATCCGGCAGCTGCCCGGTGGCGTGGAACAGTATCTCGAACTGCGTCACGCCGCGGATTCCGTTGCCGCGCAAGCACTTACGAACTCGCGCCAGACCGGCACCACCCGGGGCGGCCCAGCGCAGTCCGCCGGTGGTGAGGGGTCGACTGGTACTCCGCCCAACCCGGCCGAGCTGCGCGACGCCCGCAAGGACATGGCGCGCATCGAGAAGCAGCTGGCCCGGCTGGGCGAGCGCGAGGAACGGATCCACGCAGCGATGGCCGAGGCCGCGACCGACCACGCGAAGGTGCTCGAGCTGAACGGCCAGCTGCGCGACATCGTGGATGAGCGTGAGGTGCTCGAGCTCGAGTGGCTGGCGGCGGCCGAGATCGTCGGTTAG
- a CDS encoding MarR family winged helix-turn-helix transcriptional regulator has translation MTPQGVGGPTTQADDVDQIVDAWRRERPDLDVAPLHVFSRVSRLARRLDLDRVQAFARHQLEGWEFDVLSALRRAGAPYELSPGQLIRQTLVTSGTMTNRVDRLERRGLVERRPSPSDRRGVIVRLTTGGQATVDAAMADLLDRERDLLAELPARDREELAGLLRRLLSPFETVSAETASA, from the coding sequence ATGACTCCGCAAGGCGTGGGCGGGCCGACGACGCAGGCCGACGATGTCGACCAGATCGTCGACGCCTGGCGCCGCGAGCGTCCCGACCTCGACGTGGCGCCCCTGCACGTGTTCTCCCGCGTCTCGCGGTTGGCGCGCCGCCTCGACCTCGACCGCGTCCAGGCCTTCGCCAGGCACCAGCTCGAGGGCTGGGAGTTCGACGTGCTCTCGGCGCTGCGACGCGCCGGTGCGCCGTACGAGCTCTCCCCCGGCCAGCTGATCCGGCAGACCCTGGTGACCAGCGGCACGATGACCAACCGGGTCGACCGGCTGGAGCGGCGCGGCTTGGTGGAACGCAGGCCGAGCCCGAGCGACCGACGTGGGGTGATCGTCCGCCTGACCACGGGCGGCCAGGCGACCGTCGACGCGGCCATGGCCGACCTCCTCGACCGCGAGCGCGACCTGCTGGCCGAGCTGCCCGCACGCGACCGCGAGGAGCTGGCCGGCTTGCTGCGCCGGCTCCTCTCGCCGTTCGAGACCGTGTCGGCAGAGACCGCCTCGGCCTAA
- a CDS encoding methyltransferase domain-containing protein, which produces MSTTWDPQQYALFSDHRARPLGDLLGRVGATSPRLVVDLGCGNGPSTLSVAQRWPRARVVGVDNSPQMLAAARDLDSHGLVELVEADVRTWDVSTLGAAPDVIVTNATLQWVPGHLNLLTRWAAALAPDGWLAMQVPANLDAPSHALMREVAQAHPAADRLRPALARLEVATPAAYVELFGAAGLEVDAWETTYQHVLDPLARQDSPVLEWVSGTGLRPVLEALPDAGERAAFLREYDARLRAAYPRTSVGVIFPFRRVFAVGHRPVAGPTGRP; this is translated from the coding sequence ATGAGTACGACGTGGGATCCACAGCAGTACGCCCTGTTCTCCGACCATCGGGCGCGCCCGTTAGGTGACCTACTGGGGCGGGTCGGGGCCACCTCTCCGCGGCTCGTCGTCGACCTCGGCTGCGGCAACGGACCGTCGACCCTCAGCGTGGCGCAGCGTTGGCCGCGGGCGCGCGTCGTGGGCGTCGACAACTCGCCCCAGATGCTCGCCGCCGCCCGTGACCTCGACTCGCACGGCCTGGTCGAGTTGGTCGAGGCCGACGTGAGGACCTGGGATGTGTCGACCCTCGGCGCGGCACCGGACGTCATCGTCACCAACGCCACCCTGCAGTGGGTGCCCGGCCACCTGAACCTGCTCACCCGGTGGGCTGCTGCCCTGGCGCCAGACGGCTGGCTGGCCATGCAGGTGCCCGCGAACCTGGACGCCCCGTCGCACGCACTCATGCGAGAGGTTGCGCAGGCACACCCCGCCGCGGACCGGCTGCGCCCGGCCCTGGCCCGGCTGGAGGTGGCGACCCCGGCTGCGTACGTCGAGCTGTTCGGCGCGGCTGGGCTCGAGGTGGACGCGTGGGAGACGACCTACCAGCACGTGCTGGATCCCCTTGCGCGGCAAGACAGCCCGGTGTTGGAGTGGGTGTCCGGCACGGGGCTCCGCCCGGTCCTCGAGGCGCTGCCGGACGCGGGCGAACGAGCGGCGTTCCTGCGCGAGTACGACGCACGGCTCCGCGCGGCATACCCCCGCACCTCGGTCGGCGTGATCTTCCCGTTCCGGCGGGTGTTCGCCGTGGGGCACCGGCCCGTGGCGGGGCCTACCGGTCGCCCGTGA
- a CDS encoding TetR/AcrR family transcriptional regulator translates to MTGKQRREQLIEVGRKLFADKGFEGTTVEEIAAKASVSKPVVYEHFGGKEGLYAVVVDREIAALLGGITGALSAELGSRETLERAAGALLDYIESNTDGFRILVRDSPAGQSTGSFASLISDVASQVEHILAAEFKRRKLDPKTAPLYAQMLVGMVALTGQWWLDSRRMKKADVAAHLVNLAWNGLAGLEKKPSLTGDR, encoded by the coding sequence ATGACCGGCAAGCAGCGGCGGGAGCAGCTGATCGAAGTGGGTCGAAAGCTGTTCGCGGACAAGGGGTTTGAGGGCACCACCGTCGAGGAGATCGCGGCCAAGGCGAGCGTGTCCAAGCCGGTCGTCTACGAACACTTCGGGGGCAAGGAGGGGCTGTATGCCGTGGTCGTCGACCGGGAGATCGCGGCCCTCCTCGGTGGCATCACCGGCGCCCTCAGTGCCGAGCTCGGCAGCCGCGAGACCCTTGAGCGCGCCGCGGGGGCTCTCCTCGACTACATCGAGAGCAACACCGACGGCTTCCGGATCCTCGTGCGCGACAGCCCCGCCGGCCAGTCGACCGGGTCCTTCGCCAGCCTGATCTCGGATGTCGCCAGCCAGGTCGAACACATCCTCGCCGCCGAGTTCAAGCGCCGAAAGCTCGACCCCAAGACCGCACCCTTGTATGCCCAGATGCTCGTCGGCATGGTCGCGCTGACGGGCCAGTGGTGGCTCGACTCGCGCCGCATGAAGAAGGCCGATGTCGCCGCCCACCTGGTCAACCTCGCCTGGAACGGCCTGGCCGGCCTCGAGAAGAAGCCCTCTCTCACGGGCGACCGGTAG
- a CDS encoding fatty acid desaturase: MTTATPTARTTSSAPPTADQDEAVAPERKHGGEQVALALFIAIPFLALLAAAPVAWGWGLGWHDIVIALVMYAVAGHGITVGFHRHFTHGSFKARRGLKIALAVAGSLAIEGPVVRWVADHRRHHAFSDREGDPHSPWRYGETIPALAKGLWWAHTGWLFDVEQTPRSKYAPDLMADQDLQRVDRAFPTLVAVSMLLPPVVGGLWSMSWAGALTAFFWGSLVRVALLHHVTWSINSICHAMGERPFKSRDRSGNVWWLAVLSMGESWHNLHHADPTCARHGVEKGQVDSSARVIWAFEKLGWARDVRWPSAKRLDARRVAA, encoded by the coding sequence ATGACGACCGCGACCCCTACCGCCCGCACCACCTCGTCCGCTCCGCCCACCGCGGACCAGGATGAGGCAGTCGCCCCGGAGCGCAAGCACGGTGGCGAACAGGTTGCCCTCGCCCTCTTCATCGCCATCCCGTTCCTCGCGCTGCTGGCGGCCGCACCCGTGGCGTGGGGATGGGGCCTGGGCTGGCACGACATCGTGATCGCACTGGTCATGTATGCCGTCGCCGGCCACGGCATCACCGTGGGCTTCCATCGCCACTTCACCCACGGGTCGTTCAAGGCCCGGCGTGGCCTGAAGATCGCGCTGGCCGTCGCGGGTTCGCTCGCCATCGAGGGCCCGGTCGTGCGCTGGGTGGCCGACCACCGCCGCCACCACGCCTTCTCAGACCGCGAGGGCGACCCGCACTCGCCGTGGCGCTACGGCGAGACCATCCCCGCCCTGGCCAAGGGGCTCTGGTGGGCCCACACCGGCTGGCTCTTCGACGTCGAGCAGACCCCGCGCAGCAAGTACGCGCCCGACCTCATGGCCGACCAGGACCTCCAGCGCGTCGACCGGGCGTTTCCCACCCTCGTGGCCGTCTCCATGCTGCTGCCACCCGTTGTCGGTGGCCTCTGGTCGATGAGCTGGGCGGGCGCCCTGACCGCGTTCTTCTGGGGCTCGCTCGTCCGCGTGGCCCTGCTCCACCACGTCACGTGGTCGATCAACTCGATCTGCCACGCGATGGGCGAGCGGCCATTCAAGAGCCGCGACCGGTCCGGCAACGTCTGGTGGCTCGCCGTGCTCTCCATGGGCGAGTCGTGGCACAACCTGCACCACGCCGACCCCACGTGCGCACGCCACGGCGTGGAGAAGGGCCAGGTCGACTCCAGCGCCAGGGTGATCTGGGCCTTCGAGAAGCTCGGCTGGGCCCGCGACGTCAGGTGGCCCTCGGCCAAGCGCCTCGACGCCCGCCGCGTCGCTGCCTGA
- a CDS encoding LCP family protein, with translation MHATPRRRRIRHPLTIAALTAVVLVVALVGYFVLQYEGLMSGIKRSDVVAAGGKSAHGDINILVMGLDSRLDENGKPLPKQLYAALHAGDQANGGLNSNVLMLLHIPGNGGKATAISIPRDDYVALSGCPDGECMGKIKQAYGLAFDQAANRLTQQGVTGLRREQQARDAGRKAEMDTVRQFLGGVPIDHFVEVTMAAFFQVSQVVQPITVCVKQNTQDSYSGARFHAGRQQISAEQAIAFVRQRRDTVHPDLNFTDLDRSRRQQAFIASLVLPAQAGGHVRQPGQADRHPRRGQAEHRHRQPPRPALARQGCREPVGQQPPLLHVAGGPVRHGSAW, from the coding sequence GTGCACGCAACGCCCCGTCGACGCCGCATCCGCCACCCGCTGACCATCGCCGCCCTCACCGCCGTCGTGCTGGTCGTCGCGCTGGTGGGCTACTTCGTGCTCCAGTACGAGGGCCTCATGTCGGGCATCAAGAGGTCCGACGTGGTGGCCGCTGGCGGCAAGTCGGCCCACGGCGACATCAACATCCTCGTCATGGGCCTCGACAGCCGGCTCGACGAGAACGGCAAGCCGCTGCCGAAGCAGCTCTACGCCGCCCTGCACGCCGGCGACCAGGCGAACGGTGGCCTCAACTCGAACGTCCTGATGCTCCTGCACATCCCGGGCAACGGCGGCAAGGCCACGGCGATCTCGATCCCACGCGACGACTACGTGGCGCTGAGTGGCTGCCCTGACGGTGAGTGCATGGGCAAGATCAAGCAGGCCTACGGGCTGGCCTTCGACCAGGCGGCGAACCGCCTCACCCAGCAGGGCGTGACCGGCCTGCGCCGCGAACAGCAGGCTCGCGATGCCGGCCGCAAGGCCGAGATGGACACGGTTCGGCAGTTCCTCGGAGGCGTGCCGATCGACCACTTCGTCGAGGTGACCATGGCGGCCTTCTTCCAGGTCTCCCAGGTCGTCCAGCCGATCACGGTCTGCGTCAAGCAGAACACCCAGGACAGCTACTCCGGCGCGAGGTTCCACGCTGGTCGCCAGCAGATCAGCGCGGAGCAGGCCATCGCCTTCGTGCGTCAGCGTCGTGACACGGTGCACCCGGACCTGAACTTCACCGACCTCGACCGGTCCCGGCGCCAGCAGGCCTTCATCGCCTCGCTTGTTCTACCAGCTCAAGCAGGCGGACACGTTCGCCAACCCGGCCAAGCTGACCGGCATCCTCGACGTGGCCAAGCAGAACACCGCCATCGACAGCCGCCTCGACCTGCTCTCGCTCGCCAGGGATGCCGCGAGCCTGTCGGGCAGCAACCTCCACTTCTTCACGTTGCCGGTGGCCCGGTTCGGCACGGATCCGCGTGGTGA
- a CDS encoding LytR C-terminal domain-containing protein — protein sequence MNIVDLPVIQSTVHTLLYGAATSSPRSPKPTSSPTTTAPAPHAVVEAVNASGRTGVGHSVLAALARKGYTQGQASTYPTQLATSVIDYAPGEQASATALSSLLGGLPTRIRAGVAPGSLRLVIGTDFNPPAGAGLPTTRATAAPPAKAVSAVGGGRSGPPPSALTDLAGGGIPCVK from the coding sequence GTGAACATCGTCGACCTGCCGGTGATCCAGAGCACGGTGCACACCTTGCTCTATGGCGCGGCGACGAGCTCGCCCCGCTCGCCCAAGCCGACCTCCTCGCCCACGACCACGGCACCGGCTCCGCATGCGGTCGTCGAGGCCGTCAACGCCTCGGGTCGCACGGGCGTGGGCCACTCGGTGCTCGCGGCTTTGGCGCGCAAGGGCTACACCCAGGGCCAGGCCTCGACCTACCCCACCCAGCTGGCCACGTCGGTGATCGACTACGCCCCCGGCGAGCAGGCGTCCGCGACCGCACTGTCCAGCCTGCTCGGCGGCCTGCCCACCCGGATCCGGGCGGGCGTCGCCCCGGGCAGCCTGCGCCTGGTGATCGGCACCGACTTCAACCCGCCTGCCGGCGCCGGGTTGCCGACCACCCGCGCCACGGCCGCGCCCCCGGCGAAGGCGGTCTCCGCCGTCGGCGGCGGGCGCAGCGGGCCCCCGCCGAGCGCCCTGACTGACCTGGCCGGCGGCGGCATACCCTGCGTGAAGTGA